The Halostagnicola larsenii XH-48 region CCCACCGACGCCGCGCGAGTTGCTCCGCGTCGCAGACGAGTTCGCGATCCCGGCGGCGCTCACGGTGTTGAAGGCGAACGTTCGCGCGCTCGAGGCCTTCCAGCGCGGTATCAAGCTCGTTCAGACGGAACGGGATGCACGGGATCGGACCAAGACGGCCGCGAAGTCGACCGAAAAGCGCGCGAAGAAGCTCCGGAAGACGACCGTCTCGCAGCTCGATACCGTCCTCGAGGAGCTCCAGCGCGGCGTCTCCGAAGGATCGGTTCCGGCCGACGAACGCGTCGCCGGCCTGCTTGCGGAAGCTCGGAATCTCCGCGACGACGTGGACCGTCGACTGCAGGAGGTGGCCGAGCAAACCGAGGCGAACGAGGCCCAATCGATCGAAATCGACGGCGAGGACACTGAATCGGACGGCGCTGGTGACGTGAACGTCGATGCCGCCGACGAGTCGAACGTCGATGTCGACGCCGAACTCGAGACGCTCAAAGACCAGTTCACCGACGACGACGATGACGACCGGCCGTCCGAGGGCGACGGCGACGATTCACCGGGCGATGGCAACGGTCGCGGCACTGACGACGACAATAACGCTGACGACGGCAACAACGCTGACGACGCGGGTCACTAGCGAGCAGAGCTACCGGAGAAGCGTCTAGCGGATTCATACTACTGGTGCGGGAAACTACGACGAAAACAACTACTGACGAGGAGTCGGAGGTACGATCAGATCGGTTCGAACCGGTAGCCGTCCCACTCCTGACTATCGGGTTCTCTGATTCCCGCGCCCGGTTCTCGGAGTTCGTCGACGTAGACCGGTTCGACTTCGTCGCCCGTCTCGATGTCGTCGTCTGCTGCCTGTCCGATCGCGCGAACCGGCTCGCCGTCAACATCGAATTCGACGATCGCAAGCGTGTTCGGCTCGCGGACGCCGGGCGGCGTCGCCGTGCTCGTCGTCCACGTGATCACCTCGGCGGTGTACTCGCTCAGGTCGATCGTCTCGACCGGTTCGCTGCCGTCCGGGCCGATCGGGTGGCCGGGGTAGCTGATCGATCCGTCTTCGTACCGGTAGGCTTCCATAGTCATGCTGCAGCCTCCATGATGGTCGTGATGACGCAGTTTCCGAACCCGCCGACGTTACAGCACAGGCCGACATCCGCATCGACCTGTCGCGGTCCCGCTTCGCCCATGAGCTGTTCGTAAATCTCGACGCCCTGTGCGACGCCGCTGGCACCGAGCGGATGCCCCTTCGATTTCAACCCGCCGGAGGTGTTGATTGGCAACTCGCCATCGCGGTCCGTGTACCCTTCCTCGACGAGCTTCCAGGCTTCGCCCTGCTCCGCGAAACCGAGTCCCTCCATCTGGAGGAACTCGAGGATCGTGAACATGTCGTGGAGCTCCGCGACGTCGATATCGTCCGGCTCGTAGCCGGCCATTTCGAAGGCTCCCTCGCCGCTCTCGACGACGCCGCCCATGATCGTCGGATCGGGCCGTTCGTGGACGACGTGGGTGTCCGTCGCCCCGTCGATCCCCGAAACG contains the following coding sequences:
- a CDS encoding DUF7547 family protein; protein product: MTDRDEDLAEAVRELSETIDELRAELEPRRRRSPLRPPTPRELLRVADEFAIPAALTVLKANVRALEAFQRGIKLVQTERDARDRTKTAAKSTEKRAKKLRKTTVSQLDTVLEELQRGVSEGSVPADERVAGLLAEARNLRDDVDRRLQEVAEQTEANEAQSIEIDGEDTESDGAGDVNVDAADESNVDVDAELETLKDQFTDDDDDDRPSEGDGDDSPGDGNGRGTDDDNNADDGNNADDAGH
- a CDS encoding OB-fold domain-containing protein translates to MTMEAYRYEDGSISYPGHPIGPDGSEPVETIDLSEYTAEVITWTTSTATPPGVREPNTLAIVEFDVDGEPVRAIGQAADDDIETGDEVEPVYVDELREPGAGIREPDSQEWDGYRFEPI